Proteins encoded within one genomic window of Macrobrachium nipponense isolate FS-2020 chromosome 8, ASM1510439v2, whole genome shotgun sequence:
- the LOC135223295 gene encoding uncharacterized protein LOC135223295, with protein sequence MLAKEFYNEISDESKTLALLRRYGLLDEEQSVSPCHRCSGEMKDTRKRLRNGEFMPVLRCRNRGCPTFRSVRKGNAFFHFTDLINKVNCKLSLCQILELMFYFIEDLSYHQVQGLTGRGTEAICDWFNMCREVCTVIVSVQNRGQMMGTEEEPVQIDEARFAGRRKYNRGRMLQGDQAPNSTDSDAEMNNNRNHGRRIDGRRVFVLKKGSDCRYFYVQRRDRETLQQIIQREVAEDSIIHSDEWPAYSNLNHLNFRHFTGNHQQNYVDPNTGAHTQATERSWLDAKVRILKKNERLESKNLSISP encoded by the coding sequence ATGCTCGCAAAGGAATTCTACAATGAAATCAGTGACGAATCCAAGACTCTGGCATTGTTAAGAAGATATGGTCTTTTAGATGAAGAACAAAGTGTTTCACCATGTCATCGATGTAGTGGAGAGATGAAGGACACTCGGAAAAGACTGCGAAATGGCGAATTTATGCCCGTTCTTCGTTGCAGAAACCGTGGATGTCCAACTTTTCGTTCCGTTCGCAAAGGCAATGCATTTTTCCACTTCACAGATTTGATTAACAAAGTAAATTGCAAGCTTTCTCTTTGCCAAATTTTAgaacttatgttttattttatagaagacCTCTCCTACCATCAGGTTCAAGGTTTAACTGGTAGAGGTACTGAAGCAATATGTGATTGGTTTAACATGTGCCGCGAAGTGTGTACAGTGATTGTTTCAGTCCAGAATCGCGGTCAAATGATGGGTACTGAAGAAGAACCCGTACAAATCGATGAGGCACGCTTTGCAGGAAGGCGAAAATACAATAGAGGTCGAATGCTGCAAGGTGACCAAGCTCCCAATTCAACTGACAGTGACGCTGAAATGAACAATAACCGCAACCATGGAAGACGTATAGACGGTCGGCGGGTGTTTGTTTTGAAGAAAGGTTCGGACTGCCGATATTTTTACGTTCAAAGAAGGGACCGTGAGACACTTCAACAAATCATTCAGAGAGAAGTCGCTGAAGATTCAATAATTCATTCTGACGAATGGCCGGCGTACTCTAATTTAAACCATCTCAATTTCCGTCATTTTACCGGAAACCATCAGCAGAATTACGTCGATCCTAACACTGGAGCACATACACAAGCCACTGAAAGATCTTGGCTTGATGCAAAGGTTCgtatactgaaaaaaaatgagaggctGGAATCAAAGAACTTGTCAATCTCACCTTGA